The following proteins are co-located in the Desulfoscipio sp. XC116 genome:
- the purL gene encoding phosphoribosylformylglycinamidine synthase subunit PurL codes for MAIQEVRVKTMPHLEDIKGKHLLHEIQNTLHITSITGLVTAKVYRLEGISALQADFLARHLLAEEVFQIYTINEAVIKDADKLLEVSYKPGVMNPETGSIVKAAADLGITGLIAADSSYEYGFYGTLSNADTEHILTRLLVNETVERVVTEKPATLILKGRPGSTRVIPVRQMDNKALLELSRDNLFLNLEEMRAIKNYFADLDRDPTDCEIETLAQTWSEHCVHKTFKATIMVEGRAKKPLYQRLRESTDQAAHPLVLSAFEDNSGVIEFYDGLALCGKVETHNSPSAIEPYGGAMTGSGGVFRDIMGTGKGAKVVASTDMFCFAPPDLPTADVPPGCLHPHYLLRRVVDGVRDYGNRMGIPTNNGSIHFHRDFRAKPTIIVGAYGIMPAADAGKGQAVSGDLAVIVGGRTGRDGIHGATFSSGEMTHRTMDVNASAVQIGHAIEEKRMSDALLRARDEKLIRAITDCGAGGFASAFGEMGEETGVRILLDRAPLKYQGLAPWEIWLSESQERMALAVDPAHMERLADICREHNVEVTVIGEFTATGQLEVFYHDKPVCNLGMEFLHHGIPDRTMTAVPRKITAETCEPDLPCAWEQLCTKVMQHLNVCSKEPIVRMYDHGVQGSSALPPFAGVEGNAPNDAVIIAPVPGHKYGAVIAHGLNPVLNTIDPYAGSLWAAAEAVANAVASGANPNELVLIDNFIWPYPDEESLYDLDRAVDACVDFVKATGMPFISGKDSLSSTYRAPDGSVLKIPPVLCISCFGRIADVTQTISTDFKRPGNIIALVGQRKVSQMGGSAYFDVTAATSTRVPQIDLAQFTTTLHGLHRTIKNGAILACHDISEGGLLAALAEMCLGGGLGAEVNVPAQERTDYFLFNETAGCFVVELADQAQIDELLADVPHIILGRTTANQNISVTRDNNSIFNLATAKLLQAWQKPMREVFGGC; via the coding sequence ATGGCAATACAGGAAGTGCGGGTAAAAACCATGCCCCACCTGGAGGATATCAAAGGTAAGCACTTGCTGCACGAGATTCAAAACACCCTGCACATCACAAGCATTACCGGGCTGGTTACCGCCAAGGTTTACCGCCTGGAGGGCATCAGTGCCTTGCAAGCCGATTTTTTAGCCCGCCACTTGCTGGCTGAAGAAGTGTTTCAGATTTATACGATCAACGAGGCAGTTATTAAAGATGCCGATAAGCTATTGGAAGTGTCCTATAAACCCGGCGTAATGAACCCGGAGACCGGCTCCATTGTAAAGGCGGCCGCAGATTTAGGCATTACCGGACTCATAGCGGCCGATTCCAGTTATGAATATGGGTTCTACGGCACTTTATCAAATGCCGATACCGAACACATATTAACCAGATTACTGGTTAATGAAACAGTGGAGAGAGTGGTCACGGAAAAACCGGCCACCCTTATACTTAAGGGCCGTCCCGGCAGCACCCGGGTAATTCCCGTCAGACAGATGGATAATAAAGCACTGCTGGAGCTGAGCCGGGATAACTTATTTTTAAACCTTGAAGAAATGCGGGCCATTAAGAATTATTTTGCCGACCTGGACCGTGACCCTACAGACTGCGAAATTGAAACCCTGGCCCAAACCTGGTCGGAACACTGCGTGCATAAGACGTTCAAGGCCACTATTATGGTAGAAGGCCGGGCCAAAAAACCGCTCTACCAGAGGTTGCGGGAATCTACCGACCAGGCAGCCCACCCGTTGGTGCTATCCGCCTTCGAGGATAATTCAGGCGTAATCGAATTTTACGACGGCCTGGCCCTGTGCGGCAAGGTGGAAACGCACAACTCCCCGTCGGCCATCGAGCCCTACGGCGGGGCTATGACAGGCAGCGGCGGGGTTTTCCGGGATATTATGGGCACCGGTAAAGGCGCCAAGGTGGTTGCTTCCACGGACATGTTCTGCTTTGCACCGCCGGACCTGCCCACCGCCGATGTGCCACCGGGCTGTCTACACCCCCATTATTTGCTGCGCCGGGTGGTAGATGGGGTACGGGATTACGGTAACCGCATGGGCATACCCACTAATAACGGTTCAATACATTTCCACCGTGATTTCAGAGCCAAGCCCACCATTATCGTAGGCGCCTACGGTATCATGCCGGCCGCCGACGCCGGCAAGGGACAGGCGGTAAGCGGTGATCTGGCTGTGATTGTGGGGGGACGCACCGGACGGGACGGCATCCACGGGGCTACCTTTTCCAGCGGTGAAATGACCCACCGCACTATGGATGTCAATGCCAGCGCGGTGCAGATAGGCCATGCCATTGAAGAAAAGCGCATGAGCGACGCCCTTTTGCGTGCCCGGGATGAAAAACTTATCCGGGCTATCACCGACTGCGGTGCAGGCGGCTTCGCCTCGGCCTTCGGGGAAATGGGTGAAGAAACAGGGGTACGCATTCTCCTGGACCGGGCACCTCTAAAATACCAGGGGCTGGCACCATGGGAAATCTGGCTGTCCGAAAGTCAGGAAAGAATGGCCCTGGCAGTGGACCCGGCCCACATGGAACGCCTGGCGGACATCTGCCGGGAGCACAATGTCGAAGTCACCGTTATCGGCGAGTTTACCGCCACCGGCCAGCTTGAGGTTTTCTATCACGATAAGCCGGTGTGTAATCTGGGTATGGAGTTTTTACACCACGGCATCCCCGATCGAACTATGACCGCCGTGCCCCGTAAGATCACGGCGGAAACTTGCGAGCCTGACTTACCCTGTGCCTGGGAGCAATTATGCACTAAAGTAATGCAGCATCTCAACGTATGTTCCAAAGAGCCCATTGTACGCATGTATGATCACGGTGTACAGGGCAGCAGTGCATTGCCTCCATTCGCCGGGGTAGAGGGAAACGCTCCCAATGACGCCGTGATCATAGCCCCTGTGCCCGGGCATAAATACGGAGCTGTTATCGCCCACGGCCTAAACCCGGTGCTGAACACCATTGACCCCTACGCCGGAAGCCTTTGGGCTGCCGCAGAGGCGGTGGCCAACGCAGTGGCCTCGGGTGCCAACCCGAATGAACTGGTTTTAATAGACAACTTTATCTGGCCCTACCCGGACGAAGAGTCTTTATATGACCTGGACCGGGCCGTGGATGCCTGTGTGGATTTTGTCAAAGCCACAGGCATGCCCTTTATCTCGGGCAAGGACAGTCTTAGCAGCACCTATCGCGCCCCGGACGGCTCGGTGCTTAAGATACCGCCCGTACTCTGCATATCCTGTTTCGGGCGGATAGCGGACGTCACCCAAACAATATCCACCGATTTCAAGCGCCCCGGCAATATTATCGCCCTGGTGGGTCAGCGTAAAGTCAGCCAAATGGGCGGCTCTGCGTACTTTGACGTTACGGCTGCCACATCGACCCGGGTGCCGCAAATAGATCTGGCGCAGTTCACCACAACTTTGCACGGTCTGCACCGGACTATTAAAAACGGCGCGATACTGGCCTGCCATGACATTAGCGAAGGCGGTCTGCTGGCCGCCCTGGCCGAAATGTGTCTGGGCGGAGGCTTGGGCGCTGAAGTAAATGTACCGGCCCAAGAACGGACGGATTACTTCCTGTTCAACGAAACAGCGGGCTGCTTTGTGGTGGAACTGGCTGACCAAGCCCAAATTGATGAGCTATTGGCTGACGTGCCCCATATCATACTGGGCCGCACCACAGCCAATCAAAATATTTCGGTCACCCGGGATAACAACAGCATTTTTAACCTTGCCACCGCCAAACTGTTGCAAGCCTGGCAGAAACCCATGCGGGAGGTGTTCGGCGGATGTTAA
- a CDS encoding polyprenyl synthetase family protein yields the protein MFDFFSEIKNELGVVEDELKKAVRSSDPLLTETATHLISAGGKRLRPAFCLLGGKFCNFNMDKLVPLAVALELIHMASLVHDDVVDSSLTRRGIPTIKAQWGNRISTHIGDYLLGKSLILISRYEEPSIPRVLADTSIKMCEGEILQITATYNTDQSIKDYFYRINRKTALLISASCQLGAVACGAPRRLHQSLRRFGHYIGMAFQITDDILDMTAEQIRLGKPVGGDLRQGIITLPAIYALKKSNAGDKLQAIINKPDKSEQEVNEAIDLITKNGGIAYSADIAGQYVAKAKKELAKLPEVPVKRTMQTIADFINIRKF from the coding sequence ATATTTGATTTCTTCAGTGAAATTAAAAACGAATTAGGCGTTGTGGAAGATGAGCTGAAAAAAGCTGTTCGTTCTTCCGATCCGTTATTAACGGAAACAGCCACGCATTTAATCAGCGCGGGAGGTAAACGTCTGCGTCCCGCGTTTTGTTTGCTGGGTGGTAAATTTTGTAATTTTAACATGGACAAACTGGTACCCCTGGCCGTAGCCCTGGAGTTAATTCACATGGCCAGCCTGGTGCATGATGATGTGGTGGATTCGTCTTTAACCAGAAGGGGCATACCCACAATAAAGGCACAATGGGGTAATCGTATTTCCACCCACATTGGTGATTACCTGCTGGGCAAGTCATTAATACTGATTTCCCGTTATGAGGAACCATCGATTCCCAGGGTGCTGGCAGACACCAGCATAAAAATGTGCGAGGGGGAAATCTTACAAATTACCGCCACCTATAATACCGATCAGAGTATCAAAGACTATTTTTATCGCATTAACCGGAAAACCGCCCTTTTAATTTCAGCATCCTGCCAGTTGGGGGCAGTGGCCTGCGGAGCTCCGCGGCGTTTACATCAATCGCTGCGGCGGTTCGGCCATTACATTGGCATGGCCTTTCAAATTACCGATGATATTTTGGACATGACCGCCGAGCAAATCAGACTTGGTAAACCCGTAGGCGGTGATTTAAGGCAGGGCATTATCACCCTGCCGGCTATCTATGCATTAAAAAAAAGCAATGCCGGGGATAAACTGCAAGCAATTATTAATAAACCCGATAAAAGTGAACAAGAAGTAAACGAGGCAATTGACTTGATTACCAAAAACGGCGGTATAGCCTATTCGGCCGATATTGCCGGCCAATATGTGGCTAAAGCTAAAAAGGAGTTGGCCAAGTTGCCTGAAGTACCGGTAAAGAGAACCATGCAAACTATTGCTGATTTTATCAATATCAGAAAGTTTTAG
- a CDS encoding restriction endonuclease has translation MFNNHMHRYMHKQPRDERTRLARTIDFVLTLIFTWFFTIFAVQLLPLGQTITNMIIIPLMIAEVILVTKIKINRRKALNTHRDIWYSARKCRQNIKNMDTQEKFIQLVQELLEGMAPFEKLKTFSHCANSTIALSGNLRNQKIGIMCLNPTEEEHRMTANQIKNFLREIKQAHFQKGIVISSGSYTDEARRLARRVHGRVKIHLIDGHGLLHMAKHTRHPVFPLEKWQEEGDTRISGIEMALSIKDNIMASKKRALLFTLLGLFFLIIAALQTGLLSTIYIIFGVINLFIGLTGFLVGLLYKNELIFD, from the coding sequence ATGTTTAACAACCACATGCACCGCTATATGCATAAACAACCGCGGGACGAGCGCACCCGACTGGCCCGGACTATAGACTTTGTACTTACGTTAATATTTACCTGGTTCTTCACAATTTTTGCCGTACAGCTTTTACCGTTGGGTCAAACAATAACTAACATGATAATCATTCCCCTAATGATAGCCGAAGTTATATTAGTCACCAAAATAAAAATCAACCGCCGTAAAGCACTGAATACCCATCGAGATATATGGTACAGCGCCCGCAAATGCCGGCAAAATATCAAGAACATGGATACCCAAGAGAAATTTATCCAGCTGGTTCAAGAGCTGCTTGAGGGTATGGCTCCCTTTGAAAAACTTAAAACGTTCAGTCACTGTGCAAACTCGACCATCGCCCTTTCCGGCAACCTGCGCAATCAAAAGATTGGCATCATGTGCTTAAATCCCACCGAGGAGGAGCACCGGATGACCGCCAATCAGATTAAAAATTTCCTACGGGAAATTAAGCAAGCCCATTTTCAAAAAGGTATTGTTATAAGCAGCGGCTCATACACAGATGAAGCACGCCGTTTAGCCCGGCGGGTGCATGGACGGGTTAAAATACATCTCATTGACGGTCATGGATTACTGCACATGGCCAAACACACCCGGCATCCCGTTTTTCCGTTGGAAAAATGGCAGGAAGAAGGGGACACTCGAATATCAGGCATAGAAATGGCTCTTTCTATCAAGGATAATATAATGGCCTCAAAAAAAAGAGCTTTGTTATTCACTTTGCTCGGCCTGTTTTTTTTAATCATTGCCGCCTTACAAACCGGGTTGCTCAGTACCATCTATATTATATTTGGCGTAATAAACTTATTTATAGGCCTAACCGGTTTTTTAGTGGGTTTACTGTATAAAAATGAATTAATTTTTGATTAA
- the purQ gene encoding phosphoribosylformylglycinamidine synthase I — protein sequence MLNTCQPKESIVRGVKPRVCILHTDGTNCDQETAYAFSKAGGDCRLIHVNQLRCGAEKLSDYQILAVPGGFSYGDDIHSGKVLSVEMASFLSDRLRRFVDDGKLVLGICNGFQVLVRTGLLPWSELGSIKATLMQNDSGHFECRWTNLLVEQNHCVFTRGLAGTVVQYQAAHGEGKFFTDEITLQKIEQAGQVVFRYAGTACGQPTQDYPQNPNGSLHAIGGICDQTGRILGLMPHPERFVETFHHPNWRRASLGEPHGLPLFRNAVAYAAQTGAGY from the coding sequence ATGTTAAATACTTGTCAGCCCAAGGAGTCAATTGTCCGTGGTGTCAAACCGCGGGTATGCATATTGCATACCGACGGCACCAACTGCGACCAGGAAACAGCTTATGCTTTCAGCAAGGCCGGTGGGGATTGCCGGCTGATACACGTCAACCAGCTTAGATGCGGTGCGGAAAAGTTGAGCGACTACCAGATACTGGCTGTGCCCGGGGGATTTTCTTACGGCGACGATATCCATTCAGGTAAGGTGTTATCTGTAGAAATGGCCTCTTTCTTAAGCGACAGACTGAGACGGTTTGTGGACGACGGCAAACTGGTGCTGGGCATTTGCAATGGCTTTCAGGTGCTGGTGCGCACCGGGCTTTTACCCTGGAGCGAGCTGGGCAGCATCAAGGCCACGCTGATGCAAAACGACAGCGGCCATTTTGAATGCCGCTGGACCAACCTTCTGGTCGAGCAAAACCACTGCGTATTCACCCGGGGTCTGGCGGGCACCGTAGTGCAGTACCAAGCAGCTCACGGTGAAGGCAAATTTTTTACCGATGAGATAACTTTGCAAAAAATAGAACAGGCGGGGCAGGTAGTGTTTCGTTACGCCGGCACCGCCTGTGGGCAACCCACACAGGATTATCCGCAAAACCCCAACGGCTCGCTGCACGCCATCGGCGGCATATGCGATCAGACCGGACGAATACTGGGATTGATGCCGCACCCGGAAAGGTTTGTGGAAACGTTCCACCACCCCAACTGGCGACGGGCCTCTTTAGGTGAACCCCACGGTCTGCCTTTATTTCGCAACGCCGTGGCCTATGCCGCGCAAACCGGTGCCGGATACTAA
- a CDS encoding IS1634 family transposase: MRLSLSKSKNATSFYVIKSVYEKGVRSTKIVEKLGTEKELRKKLNGRDPYEWAKAYIDELNRQEKESQRKVIVEFSPTKVIAKDRQASFNGGYLFLQSLYHSLGLHKICAVLQKKYKITFDLNTILASLLYGRILFPGSKLATKELVRNFLEQPRLELQHVYRALEILAKESDFIQAQVYKNSLNACKRNTAVLFYDCTNFFFEIEQAEGLKQYGKGKENRPNPLVEMGLFMDGDGVPLAFCIHPGNTNEQVTLKPLERKILANFKLSQFVVCTDAGLASTANRKFNDIQERAFITTQSIKKLKQFLKEWALDPADWSLNKHKSETSSHDKTKTSYNLTEVIQRFQSDTTSEEEKKTLESMVFYKERWLKEGDLEQRLIVTFSLKYKNYQEIIRSNQIERARKIMEKNPAKLKKCNANDYRRFIQKSFCTPDGELAEKELLSINQDVINEEAQYDGFYAVCTNLEDSISDIVKVNKGRWEIEECFRIIKSEFKARPVYLSRDDRITAHFMTCFLSLILYRMLEKKLGGEFTCKEILTTIRDMNFYKIPGEGVVPTYKRTNITDALHSHFGFRTDYEIVNTKELKRIFNFTKK, translated from the coding sequence ATGCGATTATCTTTATCCAAATCAAAAAACGCCACCTCTTTTTATGTGATTAAGTCCGTCTATGAAAAGGGGGTGCGCTCCACTAAAATCGTTGAAAAACTTGGCACGGAAAAGGAGCTCCGTAAAAAATTAAACGGTCGTGATCCCTACGAATGGGCTAAGGCTTATATCGATGAACTTAATCGTCAAGAAAAAGAATCTCAACGCAAAGTTATAGTTGAGTTTTCCCCTACAAAAGTTATCGCTAAAGATCGCCAGGCTTCATTCAATGGCGGCTATTTGTTCTTGCAAAGTCTGTATCACAGTTTGGGTCTACATAAAATTTGTGCTGTCCTTCAGAAAAAATACAAAATCACCTTTGATTTAAATACGATTCTTGCCTCGCTCCTTTATGGCCGCATCCTCTTTCCCGGCTCAAAGCTTGCTACCAAGGAACTGGTGCGGAACTTTCTTGAGCAACCGCGCCTTGAGCTGCAGCATGTATATCGTGCATTGGAGATTTTAGCCAAGGAGAGTGATTTCATCCAAGCTCAGGTATATAAAAACAGCCTTAACGCTTGCAAGCGCAACACAGCGGTTTTGTTCTATGACTGCACTAACTTCTTCTTTGAAATTGAACAGGCTGAGGGCTTAAAACAGTATGGCAAAGGCAAGGAGAACCGTCCGAATCCCCTTGTGGAAATGGGATTGTTTATGGATGGTGATGGTGTTCCTTTGGCTTTCTGTATTCATCCCGGAAATACCAATGAGCAGGTGACCCTGAAACCTTTAGAACGGAAAATCCTTGCCAATTTTAAACTCTCTCAATTTGTTGTCTGTACTGATGCCGGTCTTGCCAGTACCGCCAACCGGAAGTTTAACGACATCCAAGAGCGAGCTTTTATCACCACCCAGTCGATCAAGAAGTTGAAGCAATTTTTGAAAGAGTGGGCGCTCGATCCGGCAGACTGGAGCCTTAATAAACACAAGAGTGAAACGTCTTCGCACGATAAGACGAAAACCTCTTACAATCTAACGGAAGTCATTCAGCGGTTTCAAAGCGACACGACCTCAGAAGAGGAGAAAAAAACGCTGGAATCTATGGTTTTCTATAAAGAACGCTGGCTCAAGGAGGGTGATCTTGAACAAAGGTTGATTGTGACCTTTTCTTTAAAATATAAAAATTATCAGGAGATCATACGCAGCAATCAGATTGAACGCGCCCGTAAAATCATGGAGAAAAACCCAGCCAAACTAAAAAAGTGTAATGCTAATGATTACCGGAGGTTTATTCAAAAGAGTTTTTGCACTCCTGATGGTGAGCTTGCTGAAAAAGAGTTGCTCAGCATCAATCAAGATGTGATCAATGAGGAGGCGCAATATGATGGCTTCTATGCGGTTTGTACCAATTTAGAAGATTCTATTTCTGATATCGTTAAGGTGAACAAGGGACGATGGGAGATTGAAGAATGCTTTCGCATCATTAAGAGTGAATTTAAAGCCAGACCTGTTTATCTGAGCCGAGACGACCGGATTACGGCTCACTTTATGACCTGTTTCCTGTCGTTGATCCTCTATCGAATGCTGGAAAAGAAACTGGGGGGCGAATTCACATGTAAAGAGATTTTAACAACGATACGGGATATGAATTTCTACAAGATCCCTGGAGAAGGGGTTGTTCCTACGTATAAACGCACCAATATCACGGATGCTTTGCATAGCCATTTTGGATTTCGAACAGACTACGAGATCGTAAATACAAAAGAGCTAAAAAGAATTTTTAATTTCACTAAGAAATAA
- a CDS encoding thiamine pyrophosphate-dependent enzyme — protein MPEPQPVMPRSWRIETKPHKFCPGCGHGLVLKCLGEAIDELDIQQRTVFGCDIGCSLLSWDFFNVDSVQTHHGRTTPVATGIKRANPDTVCIAYMGDGGGYAIGSQHLVNAASRNENITVILANNTVYAMTGGQMAPTTMPGQKTETSPYGRDPAPTGYPMQGPEMVAAITREGAYVARGTIANLRQLKGYIKKALENQLAGRGFSFVEALAACPTNWRTNAEETWRFVEKDMTNHFKVGELKNPENPAVGEKVV, from the coding sequence ATGCCCGAACCCCAACCGGTAATGCCGCGCAGCTGGCGAATAGAAACCAAACCACATAAGTTTTGTCCCGGGTGCGGCCACGGACTGGTATTAAAATGTCTGGGTGAAGCCATAGACGAACTGGATATCCAGCAGCGCACCGTATTTGGCTGCGATATTGGCTGTTCACTGCTGTCCTGGGACTTTTTCAATGTGGATAGTGTACAAACACACCATGGACGCACCACCCCGGTGGCCACCGGCATTAAGAGAGCCAACCCCGACACCGTTTGCATAGCTTATATGGGCGACGGCGGTGGCTACGCCATTGGCTCGCAGCACCTGGTTAACGCAGCAAGCCGCAATGAAAACATCACGGTCATCTTAGCCAACAATACGGTATACGCCATGACCGGCGGCCAGATGGCTCCCACTACCATGCCGGGGCAAAAAACCGAAACCAGCCCTTACGGGCGCGACCCGGCACCCACAGGCTACCCCATGCAAGGGCCGGAAATGGTCGCCGCCATAACCCGGGAAGGGGCTTATGTGGCACGTGGCACCATCGCCAACTTAAGACAGTTGAAAGGGTATATAAAAAAAGCGCTGGAAAACCAGCTGGCCGGACGGGGCTTCTCCTTTGTAGAGGCACTGGCGGCCTGCCCCACCAATTGGCGTACCAACGCCGAGGAGACCTGGCGGTTTGTAGAAAAAGACATGACCAACCATTTTAAAGTAGGTGAGTTGAAAAATCCTGAGAACCCTGCCGTAGGTGAAAAAGTTGTTTAA
- the hemA gene encoding glutamyl-tRNA reductase produces the protein MSVVSIGVNHKTAPVEIREKLSFSENSLSDALDRLLDQPVILGCVIISTCNRTEIYAHVTDVESGIETIRSFLQHKSGVEPVMIKKYTYAFAQHKTARHLFRVAAGLDSMLLGETQILGQVRTAYQLAQKHNATDKVISTLFRQAITVGKQARTETGIDQHAVSISYAAVELAKQIFQDLTGRSVLVIGAGKMSELTAKHLVANGVSGVIVSNRSYDRAVCLARQFGGQAVKFNQLYRYLEAADIVISCTAATHYVVRAPEMQRTLAENTGKKIMLIDIAVPRDIDPAVGSLPGVKLYDIDDLQNVVDNNLMERKRAAIMADAIIEEAVEEFSRWQGIQYVVPTVTALKKHGESIRQREMTRALSKLGDLSAHDRKIIESMANTIVNQLLHTPVTRLKEYALTEHGPVYQEAVEKLFLPDNPDDLDESDRRAVAGQPTKEKRGKQPKPAARASGQH, from the coding sequence ATGTCTGTCGTATCAATCGGTGTCAATCATAAAACTGCTCCGGTGGAAATTAGAGAAAAACTATCTTTTTCGGAAAATTCATTATCGGACGCCTTGGACAGGCTGCTTGACCAACCGGTGATATTGGGCTGCGTGATTATTTCCACCTGCAACCGCACAGAAATATATGCCCATGTTACTGATGTTGAAAGCGGCATTGAAACTATCAGAAGTTTTTTGCAACATAAGTCGGGCGTTGAACCGGTTATGATTAAAAAATATACTTACGCCTTTGCACAGCATAAAACCGCCCGACACTTGTTTAGAGTGGCAGCCGGGCTTGATTCCATGCTGCTGGGGGAAACCCAGATTTTAGGCCAGGTTAGAACCGCTTACCAGCTGGCCCAAAAACATAACGCCACCGATAAGGTAATTAGTACTTTATTTAGACAGGCCATTACGGTGGGTAAGCAAGCCCGGACAGAAACGGGCATCGACCAGCATGCAGTTTCCATTAGCTATGCCGCAGTGGAGTTGGCCAAGCAAATTTTCCAGGACCTGACCGGCCGTTCAGTGCTGGTTATCGGAGCCGGTAAAATGAGTGAATTAACCGCTAAACACCTGGTGGCCAACGGCGTTTCCGGGGTTATTGTTTCCAATCGTTCCTATGACCGGGCCGTATGCCTGGCCCGGCAATTTGGCGGTCAAGCCGTCAAATTTAATCAATTATATCGCTACCTGGAAGCAGCCGATATAGTAATCAGCTGCACGGCCGCGACCCATTACGTGGTGCGAGCGCCCGAAATGCAAAGAACGCTGGCCGAGAATACCGGTAAAAAAATTATGCTGATTGACATTGCGGTACCCAGGGATATAGACCCGGCTGTGGGCAGCCTGCCCGGTGTTAAGCTTTACGATATTGATGATTTGCAGAATGTAGTGGACAATAATCTTATGGAACGCAAACGGGCCGCCATTATGGCGGACGCTATTATAGAAGAGGCGGTGGAAGAGTTTTCCCGCTGGCAGGGCATACAATATGTCGTTCCCACCGTCACCGCGCTAAAAAAACACGGTGAATCAATCAGACAGCGGGAAATGACCCGGGCGCTCAGCAAATTGGGTGATCTGTCCGCCCATGACCGTAAGATAATTGAATCAATGGCCAATACCATTGTCAATCAATTATTACACACTCCCGTTACCCGCTTAAAAGAATACGCCCTTACCGAGCATGGTCCGGTCTATCAAGAGGCCGTGGAAAAACTATTTCTTCCGGATAATCCGGACGATTTGGATGAATCGGACAGACGAGCTGTTGCCGGGCAGCCGACAAAGGAGAAGCGGGGTAAACAGCCGAAACCTGCGGCCCGGGCCTCGGGCCAGCATTAA
- a CDS encoding N-acetyltransferase codes for MLFRKAKISDIESIHQLITHFAERNLMLARSRSSLYESLREFIVADVGGRIVGAGSLHIIWDDLAEIRSLAVEEPYQHQQVGRGLLDAFLAEAVDIEIPRVFALTYQAPFFVKCGFKLIDKEELPQKVWKECINCPKFPNCDEVAVIKTLDI; via the coding sequence TTGCTTTTTCGCAAAGCTAAAATTTCGGATATTGAATCCATCCATCAACTGATTACTCACTTTGCCGAACGAAATCTGATGCTGGCCCGTTCCCGTTCCTCTTTGTATGAAAGTTTGCGGGAGTTTATCGTTGCCGATGTAGGCGGACGCATTGTGGGAGCAGGTTCACTGCATATTATTTGGGATGATTTAGCTGAAATACGCTCCCTGGCTGTAGAGGAACCATACCAGCATCAACAAGTCGGTCGCGGTCTGCTAGATGCCTTTCTTGCCGAGGCCGTGGACATCGAAATACCCAGAGTATTTGCCCTTACCTACCAGGCCCCCTTTTTTGTCAAGTGCGGCTTTAAACTAATTGACAAAGAAGAGCTGCCCCAGAAGGTTTGGAAAGAATGCATCAACTGCCCCAAATTCCCTAATTGTGACGAAGTAGCAGTAATTAAAACACTTGATATTTAA
- a CDS encoding bifunctional precorrin-2 dehydrogenase/sirohydrochlorin ferrochelatase — MELYPIFLNLKDKKCLVVGGGKVAERKVSALARCGAQIHVISPQLTAELQNMVECGLIKHRHGYYETSDLADAFLVISATNNEAANHTVANDCMQRNIMVNVVDDPPRCNFFVPSVVHRGSLKLAVSTGGSSPRLARMIRQKLEQEFGTAFTEFTNFLGAIRRQVREQVTNTAKREQILKDLVDETTFAMVAQGDLERAKERVNNVCRINRCQS, encoded by the coding sequence TTGGAACTTTACCCCATATTTCTCAATCTAAAAGATAAAAAGTGCCTGGTGGTAGGCGGCGGCAAAGTAGCCGAGCGTAAAGTAAGTGCTCTGGCCCGCTGTGGTGCTCAGATCCACGTCATTAGTCCGCAATTAACCGCTGAATTGCAAAATATGGTAGAATGCGGACTGATTAAGCATCGTCATGGTTATTATGAAACCAGCGATTTGGCAGATGCTTTTCTAGTAATCAGCGCCACGAACAATGAGGCCGCAAACCACACCGTAGCCAACGATTGCATGCAGCGCAATATAATGGTTAATGTAGTGGATGACCCGCCCAGATGTAATTTTTTTGTGCCCTCCGTGGTACACCGGGGCTCGCTTAAACTGGCTGTTTCCACAGGCGGCAGCAGTCCCAGGCTGGCTAGAATGATACGCCAAAAACTGGAACAGGAATTTGGCACTGCCTTCACCGAATTCACCAATTTTTTAGGCGCAATACGCAGGCAGGTACGAGAGCAAGTGACGAATACCGCCAAACGCGAGCAGATTTTAAAAGATCTAGTGGATGAAACTACATTTGCGATGGTCGCGCAAGGGGATTTAGAGAGAGCAAAGGAGCGGGTAAACAATGTCTGTCGTATCAATCGGTGTCAATCATAA